Proteins encoded in a region of the Puntigrus tetrazona isolate hp1 chromosome 12, ASM1883169v1, whole genome shotgun sequence genome:
- the gpr142 gene encoding probable G-protein coupled receptor 142 isoform X1, which translates to MIDWHNGTAPGQQEVESSAQERSECVLAYIPVVYYSTLLCVGVPVNILTLVALYRLAVRTQKALYVYLLALTGSDILSQLFIIFVGFLLETAVFHRDVPVLLLRSVSMMEFSANHASIWATVPLTVDRYVALCHPLLHRQISYPARARRIIAVVLTLALASGVPFFWWSDMWRVSRAPNSLDTALIWTHVTIIYFLPCCIFLVLNSLIILRLRKRQRQQMCQDESGQQLAVPSKLGKTTAMLLAVTSVFAVLWAPRTGVVLYHLYVSSVHNNWRVHLAYDLANMLAMLNTAVNFFLYCFVSKPFRGAVRDVLLFRGAPLHPRRPLHHQRTAANASTSSISSSKRSQREITPLSPKRADIKI; encoded by the exons ATGATTGACTGGCACAATGGCACAGCACCCGGCCAGCAGGAAGTCGAGAGCAGCGCTCAGGAGAGGTCAGAGTGTGTGCTGGCTTACATCCCTGTCGTCTACTACAGTACTCTGTTGTGTGTTGGAGTGCCAG TGAACATCCTGACGTTGGTGGCTCTTTACCGGCTGGCTGTTCGTACTCAGAAGGCCTTGTACGTGTATCTCCTTGCTCTAACCGGCTCGGATATCCTCAGCCAGCTGTTCATCATCTTTGTGGGCTTCCTGTTGGAAACGGCTGTGTTTCATCGAGACGTCCCTGTGCTGCTGCTGAGGTCGGTCAGTATGATGGAGTTTTCTGCCAATCACGCATCTATCTGGGCTACCGTTCCTCTCACGGTGGACCGCTACGTCGCTTTGTGCCACCCGCTGCTCCACCGGCAGATCAGTTACCCTGCACGGGCCCGGCGGATCATCGCAGTGGTGCTCACATTGGCGCTGGCGTCCGGCGTGCCTTTCTTCTGGTGGTCGGACATGTGGAGGGTCAGCCGTGCGCCCAACAGCTTGGATACCGCCTTGATTTGGACCCACGTGACTATTATTTACTTCCTTCCGTGCTGCATCTTCCTGGTACTAAACTCTTTAATCATCCTGAGGCTCCGGAAGAGACAGCGACAGCAGATGTGCCAAGACGAGAGCGGGCAGCAGCTGGCAGTGCCAAGCAAGCTGGGTAAAACCACAGCAATGCTCTTAGCAGTGACTTCTGTGTTTGCTGTGCTGTGGGCGCCTCGTACCGGAGTGGTACTCTACCATCTCTATGTGTCATCGGTGCACAATAATTGGCGGGTACATCTAGCATACGACTTAGCCAACATGTTAGCCATGCTAAACACTGCAGTGAATTTCTTTCTGTACTGTTTTGTCAGTAAACCCTTTAGAGGGGCGGTGAGGGACGTCCTGTTGTTCCGGGGGGCGCCTTTGCACCCACGCCGCCCCCTACATCACCAGCGCACTGCTGCCAATGCTTCCACCTCTTCTATTTCCAGCTCCAAACGTTCCCAGCGAGAGATCACCCCTCTCTCTCCTAAAAGGGCAGACATCAAGATATAG
- the gpr142 gene encoding probable G-protein coupled receptor 142 isoform X2 — MAQHPASRKSRAALRRVNILTLVALYRLAVRTQKALYVYLLALTGSDILSQLFIIFVGFLLETAVFHRDVPVLLLRSVSMMEFSANHASIWATVPLTVDRYVALCHPLLHRQISYPARARRIIAVVLTLALASGVPFFWWSDMWRVSRAPNSLDTALIWTHVTIIYFLPCCIFLVLNSLIILRLRKRQRQQMCQDESGQQLAVPSKLGKTTAMLLAVTSVFAVLWAPRTGVVLYHLYVSSVHNNWRVHLAYDLANMLAMLNTAVNFFLYCFVSKPFRGAVRDVLLFRGAPLHPRRPLHHQRTAANASTSSISSSKRSQREITPLSPKRADIKI, encoded by the exons ATGGCACAGCACCCGGCCAGCAGGAAGTCGAGAGCAGCGCTCAGGAGAG TGAACATCCTGACGTTGGTGGCTCTTTACCGGCTGGCTGTTCGTACTCAGAAGGCCTTGTACGTGTATCTCCTTGCTCTAACCGGCTCGGATATCCTCAGCCAGCTGTTCATCATCTTTGTGGGCTTCCTGTTGGAAACGGCTGTGTTTCATCGAGACGTCCCTGTGCTGCTGCTGAGGTCGGTCAGTATGATGGAGTTTTCTGCCAATCACGCATCTATCTGGGCTACCGTTCCTCTCACGGTGGACCGCTACGTCGCTTTGTGCCACCCGCTGCTCCACCGGCAGATCAGTTACCCTGCACGGGCCCGGCGGATCATCGCAGTGGTGCTCACATTGGCGCTGGCGTCCGGCGTGCCTTTCTTCTGGTGGTCGGACATGTGGAGGGTCAGCCGTGCGCCCAACAGCTTGGATACCGCCTTGATTTGGACCCACGTGACTATTATTTACTTCCTTCCGTGCTGCATCTTCCTGGTACTAAACTCTTTAATCATCCTGAGGCTCCGGAAGAGACAGCGACAGCAGATGTGCCAAGACGAGAGCGGGCAGCAGCTGGCAGTGCCAAGCAAGCTGGGTAAAACCACAGCAATGCTCTTAGCAGTGACTTCTGTGTTTGCTGTGCTGTGGGCGCCTCGTACCGGAGTGGTACTCTACCATCTCTATGTGTCATCGGTGCACAATAATTGGCGGGTACATCTAGCATACGACTTAGCCAACATGTTAGCCATGCTAAACACTGCAGTGAATTTCTTTCTGTACTGTTTTGTCAGTAAACCCTTTAGAGGGGCGGTGAGGGACGTCCTGTTGTTCCGGGGGGCGCCTTTGCACCCACGCCGCCCCCTACATCACCAGCGCACTGCTGCCAATGCTTCCACCTCTTCTATTTCCAGCTCCAAACGTTCCCAGCGAGAGATCACCCCTCTCTCTCCTAAAAGGGCAGACATCAAGATATAG